The following DNA comes from Flavisolibacter ginsenosidimutans.
GCAAGGCCCCTATGAGCAGTTTTCTCATTTTTGAGGAGTTAGAAGTCAGGAAATAAATTGAGCAATAGGCAAAAGCTGACAAGGGTTGCTCGTTGGCCGAAGGTTGCCGGCACATAGCCGAGGAGTTCGGGAAGGCGTACTTACTAAGGCCCATCTACGGTTAGCCAAATTTTACAAAGAACTGGCCTTCCCAAACCCGCTACGGCTATCCCGGTTTTACACCGGTTTTTTGGGTTTCTTGGCAAATAGAATAGCAGCAATGCTTTGCCCGAAGGGAAGCTTTTTGTGGGGAGTGGTTTGCAGTGAAGAAGCGAAAAGCAGGAGCATGATTTCTTACATTTTGAAGTGTAAAAAATGTAAGTCCTTTGTAAGTTGAGATATAAAAAAGGCGCGGGTCTCAGCTTACCGACAGGAGGCTCTGGGGAGCCTTGACACGATAAGAGAGAGCCCACGCCGGAACGTGAGCCCTTCACTCATCCTCTCGTGTCTTTGAAATTTCCCAGATTTCCTGTCGAGACTCAGAGCGAATTGCTTCAATTACTTATGAAGAATCGCAAATTTATTTATACGATTGTAAATATAGCAATTTTTACGTCTTACGCTACACCGTAACAAATTTTTTTTCAAAAACCTGTTTTTTTCCAAATGGCTAAAAACAAAGAACAGGTATATGTGAAATACAAGTATGCTTTAGCCTTTAAGCTATTACTAGATAAGAACAAGAAGCAACGAAAAAGGAATGACAAAAAAGGCGTAGTAGATATGAATCTTGACGATAGTTATGGCAAAATTTCTAGTACGACCGGACTTCGCCCTGCTACTCTTTCAGAAGCTTTATCTGGCCTTTCGGAGGTTAAAGCCACCACGATTGACTTAATTCTTAATTCACTAGGTGCTTCGTATGCCCAATTCGGAAAAATCATGGATAATTTAACCGAAGAAAAAATAATTGAATACAAAAAATTAAAAGAAGAGGAAAGGACAGTGAGAGCGACGAAAAGAGGTTGATTAAAGTTGTACTTAGTCAAGATCTTAATACTCAAACATAATACAAGGTGGCAAAAGCATGATTTTATAGTCTGCCAGTAAGTAACTGCCATATCCGGAAAGCCGCGAAAAGCAATGCTATTGGCCCAAGAATATACCAAACTAAAATATGACCTCTGCGGGTGACTTTGCGTTTGCGTTTTTGTTCATTGAAAAATTCTTCGAGCATAATAGATTCTTTTTATGTGGAAGCTTACTATCATAAAAGGCACGGCGTTACTAAAGATCGTAGGTCTTTCAGTTTCGCTAACTTGATTGCTCCGTATTTATGCAGATAAAACTTGACGGACTGTGATTGCTTTCACCTAATAGCAGACGCGGCATTTTCGTTTGCCGTATTCTTTGATCGCTTTTTGCTCTGAAACTTCAACGATGGTGTGGGTACACCTATTTAAACCTTTACACGATTTTGTACTGTGGTAAGCAATAGAAGTTTTGCTATTGCAAACAAAAACATTATTCAGAGGCTTGGCCGATGTTAGTACGGTTGAGAGCAAAACACCGTAGAAAAGCTGACGGAACATAAGAGAAGGTTTTGGTTTACCCGCTAATATAATTGTAAATTCAACTCACTATGTGAACGCAAGTTCTCATAAGCAGAAAAATCCGGCCTTCGTTTCTACGAAGGCCTTTGTCATGTAAAGGATAGGGCTTTCTTTGGCGCTTTCATCCAAGATGCTTTTATTTAAGCATGAGTGATCAGGATATAAAGTAAGCAAGTAAGTTTTTGTAAGAGTAGCGAGCGCCGTCCTTAAAGTATTTATCTTCTACCCAATTGCCGGTGAGCAAGAGCGGAAAAGAATGATCTTTCCGGGTGCAACAACTTTTTTAATGATGGAAGTGATTTGAAGGATTTGTTGTTGTTTGTATTCTGGTAAATGTGTAAGCGATGTTTTCACTCCTGCAAGATAAGCTTTGGTGAAAAGCGGTTGTAAATAAAGATAGTTCAAAGTTTTTTTGCTGTTTTGATTGTGCCAATTATTTTAGTTAGGGTCTTCACCTAAGACCAAAACTTTTATGCGATTTACGTTAAGCTTGCAAACATACCAAGGTTCCTTCCGTTCAACTATCAATATCCGCTTTCTTCGGCTATTTATAAAATCATCCAACATGCGGATGTACAAGGAAAGCTAGGTACGGGCCAATGAATAAAATTTGGAATAATTATAAGCCTCCAAAACGCAGAGGCTTTTTTACCGTATCCAAAAGGTTACGCGCTGTTCCTTGTAGAACTTCGGACAAATTTGTAGAGTAAGTAATTCACTTACTTTTGTTTACGTTTCGCTAACCGACAGCGCGGAATAAATTTCAATAGCAGAGGGCAAGTAAACCAATGTTTTCCTGAAAGAAAGATTGTGATTCATGCAAGAGAACAGCGTATATTTAAAAGAGGCTACTTTAGGAGGATATAAGTCCATTAAGGATATTACTATCGATTTCAAACCGGGTTTGAATGTCATCATTGGCAAGAACGCTGCCGGAAAAACAAATTTCCTTTATTTTCTTCACCGGATGTTATCGTTTGAATACGAAAACCTGAGTGATTTTTTCGCCCGGTTGACGCTGTTACAAAATGAAAATGTGTTCCAAGTAAAAGCAAAAGGTTCATTCAAAGAAGATATAGTAAACGGCAAGCCTTTTTTTGGCGGTTCAGATTTGGAAGCGACTTTTTTTTATAATTCTGAAGTTATTGCAGAAGCCGAGGACCTGAATTCAAATTTTTTTCAGAAAATTCGAAACTACAATTTCCTCTTCTCTACTACTTTGATTACTCATGGAATACCCGATAATTTTTACTTTGTAACAAAACCACTGAATATTAAAGTTTCAAGAACCAAGTTTAGTTCGGACCTGTTTAGAATAATTGCGGAGGGAGAAAATGTTTTTTTTCCAAAGAGCATTCTTACTTCTTTTATTTTCTTAGGGCTGCTTTCTTCTGAAGACTTTACGCAAGAAGGCGTCGAGAAAGAAGTCAATAATGTATTGAACGGCATTGATTCTCTAAAAAAGCATTTACGCTCAATTACCCCCATTAAAGACATTCGTTTTAATAAAAGTCTAAATGTTTTGATAGACAAAACCAACGGTGAATTCAGTGTCAATAATCTTTTGCTTGAATTTTACATTGATGATGAATGGTATCCTTTTGACCAACTCTCTGACGGTACCAAGCGATTGTTTTATATCATCTCTGAGGTTGCTTACTCCGGCGAGTATTATTATGCAGGCAAAGCTATGGCTGTGGTATCGAAAGATGACGGTCGAGTTATCTTACTTGAGGAACCCGAGCTTGGCATACACCCACATCAACTACAAGCACTATTACGCTTTTTAAAAGAACAGGCAGAAGATAAGCAAATTATTCTCACTACTCATTCGCCTCAAGTTTTGGATGCCTTGTCACAAAGTGACCTTGATCGAGTCATCATTGCTTATTCGGATAAGCAAGAAGGAACCAAGCTTCGGCATTTAACTGATGCAGAAATGAGTAAGGCCAGAAAATACATTGAAGAAGATTTATTAAGTGATTACTGGCGGTTCTCGGACCTTGAAAAAAAAGATAAATATTATGAGGATAGGCTTAGTGGGTGAAGCGCCAACTGACACAAGTGCGATACAAAATCTTCTGCGCAAACGTTACCCCGCTCCTGCTTATGACTTCGTAACGCTTCTCGATCAGATTCACGGCAGCCTGCTGGACAGTCAAAAAATCAAACGGTTTCTTCGAATTGAATTTGAAGATAAACGCCCGGACATTGTTATTTTCATTCGCGACCTTGACAGCATTCATACGCACAGTCAAGTGTTTAGCGAAAAGAAACGATACTTTTCCGAATCAAACCGTGTTGTAAATAAACAGGGCATTTTTCTCTTGAATATTTATGAAATTGAGGCGCTTGTTGTTGCCGATATTGAAGCTTTTAATCGCAAGTACCAGACGGCTCTGGAATATAATGGTGATTGCATGATGCTGGAAGACCCAAAAGGATTTTTAAGGAGCCATTGCAAAAGTTATAGCGAAATTGATAATGCAGAACTATTTAAAGAGTTGTCGTTTGATACGTTGCTGGAAAAATGCCGGTATTTTCAGGGCTTCATTTATCGTTTTAACAAACGACTTGCTGTTTGAGGTTGTTTAAAAAGCCATTACCGAAATCCAAATTGTAAGGCGTTAATCGTTTAGGCCGACGCCAATATAGTAGTCTTCATTGTCAAGTTTAACGCCCGTGTACGCCTGTTGTAATTTAGAATGGTTACAGAAATATCCTTTAAATCCAATCAACGTTAAAATCAACTTGTTTATCAAATTGTAGAAACGAAGGCTGCAATAAAGCAAGTCCTTGTTAACCCTTGACAATGGCCTCTGCGGACCGAGATTTGTTATATCCGGAAACCGGCCGTGCAGAAAAGCGTTTCGGGTTTCAAGCGCCTGTTTGTCGTATTCATTCAATTCAATACCAAGATTCTCAAAAGGGGCGCTTAATTTTTCACGGTTTGTCTGCTGCAAAAGGTTGGGTATCTTGGATCGTATAACGGCAATCGCGTCCAACTCTGCCTCGGACTTTCCAATTGAAATTTCGTCCAATGCTTTGAGACAAGCTTTTAAAAAAAACTCTTTTTCTTGTTTGTTGCGAATCAAAGGTTCTTTTTTCTTGTTCCCTGGGATCAATTTTACTATTGACTCCAGCGCAATTGCGTAAGCACCCGGCATGAGCACCAGCGAGGCTTCTCCCGCTTCTATAATTAATGTCAAGATACTCATCCAATCGGCGGAAGAAGCCAGCAGGGAAATAAAAGAGGAAAATTGTTTTATGCTCAAAGGCTTTAATAGAGGTTGGTAGTGTTTTGCAATCTCGGACGGTATGGAAATACCGAAAGGATTCATTTGTACGGGCATGTAGTTGCCATGCATAGATGGCCTTAACGCAGCTACACAGAAGCTACTGATGTCTTTTTTCGCTTTCCTGTTATACAAAAAGAAATAGGCTTTATCACTCGGAAAATGGCCCATGAAGTAACCTAAAGCCAGTTGAACCAGATGAAATTTTTCTTGAAATCGCCTTAGTGTTTGCTTATTCGATGATTCAACAACGAGCCAGTTGCCGTGTGCCTTTTCTTCCAAAAAACAAACAGATATTTCCTCTTCCTGAAGCAATGCAACGGTAGCCATTTGTGATCTAAATCCTAAGTCTGACGTAAACAGGGCGGTTTCAATGATAAACATTGGATTTGCTTTTCGGGTAAGCGGAATAAAAACCTTTTGGTAATAAGTCTTTTTCCCATTGAATGATTGGTCGGAAAAGCAGCTGACAAGAATGTTTGTTTCGTTCAATGACCGTTGATTTACGTACCCGTTAATTATTCGCAGGTGAAACTGCTTGTCCTTGAAACCAACTCCTTTTATGTCCTTTTCTGAAATATTTACTATACTTTTTGAAGAGAACATGCCAAAGGCAGCTTTTACATTGTATTCATGACTTTGGGGAGAAAGAGTAGCCTTCGCCGGTTTCTCATTTTTTTTACTTGTAAGCTTTCCTCTTCTTGGTTTGTTAAGCGTTTTAATTAGATCTAATTCTTTAGCGTGGAAGCGTAACCCTATAATCTGATATTTCATGGC
Coding sequences within:
- a CDS encoding AAA family ATPase encodes the protein MQENSVYLKEATLGGYKSIKDITIDFKPGLNVIIGKNAAGKTNFLYFLHRMLSFEYENLSDFFARLTLLQNENVFQVKAKGSFKEDIVNGKPFFGGSDLEATFFYNSEVIAEAEDLNSNFFQKIRNYNFLFSTTLITHGIPDNFYFVTKPLNIKVSRTKFSSDLFRIIAEGENVFFPKSILTSFIFLGLLSSEDFTQEGVEKEVNNVLNGIDSLKKHLRSITPIKDIRFNKSLNVLIDKTNGEFSVNNLLLEFYIDDEWYPFDQLSDGTKRLFYIISEVAYSGEYYYAGKAMAVVSKDDGRVILLEEPELGIHPHQLQALLRFLKEQAEDKQIILTTHSPQVLDALSQSDLDRVIIAYSDKQEGTKLRHLTDAEMSKARKYIEEDLLSDYWRFSDLEKKDKYYEDRLSG